A genomic region of Serratia fonticola contains the following coding sequences:
- a CDS encoding carbohydrate porin, with protein sequence MKKFHSLAVTAGLLFTTSGAALAASNISIEDRLNALEQRLQQAEQRAQQAEARANSAEQRAQQLEQRTAKTEQQTQQVAQQTAALESKRDAPSNLKLNDFGDLKLYGDVEFNLDGASRSGQLTSLKSSDKKDWKPGDKERWDVNGRILIGLDGYRRNQDGNFSGFSVQPLADMTGKMNLDDAAFFFGNEKNWQAKIGRFEAYDMFPLNQDTFIQYSGNTANDLYADGFGYIYMMKEGRGRSNSGGNVMLSKYAGDWYFELNTLVEDGTSLFQENEYHGNRLENNKNVAYLRPVIAWKNDTFSAAVAMESNVVNNAYGYRDAQGQWVDQSKRNGYGLTLGWNNTAANPDNGVVVNLNTAYLDASGEQDFTSGINVLWRRFELGYIYAHNNIKQFNTSGINADINNPLSEPGKYDIHTIHTSYQIPNIMDMKNFNLYLGAYVSMLEANAENKIANGDNDQRYGVRARFKYFF encoded by the coding sequence ATGAAAAAATTCCACTCTCTGGCTGTAACTGCAGGATTATTGTTTACCACCTCTGGCGCGGCGCTGGCCGCTTCAAACATCAGTATCGAAGATCGTCTCAATGCGCTGGAGCAGCGTCTACAACAGGCGGAACAACGTGCCCAACAGGCAGAAGCCCGTGCCAACTCTGCGGAACAACGTGCACAACAACTTGAACAGCGCACCGCCAAAACAGAGCAGCAAACTCAACAGGTTGCCCAACAAACGGCGGCACTGGAATCCAAACGTGATGCACCGTCTAACCTGAAGCTTAATGATTTCGGCGATTTGAAACTGTACGGCGACGTAGAGTTCAATCTCGACGGTGCCAGCCGCAGTGGTCAATTAACCTCATTGAAAAGCAGCGATAAAAAAGACTGGAAACCCGGAGATAAGGAACGTTGGGACGTGAATGGCCGCATCCTGATCGGCCTGGACGGTTATCGTCGTAATCAGGATGGCAACTTCTCCGGTTTCAGCGTACAACCGCTGGCGGACATGACGGGCAAGATGAATCTTGATGACGCCGCATTCTTCTTTGGTAACGAGAAAAATTGGCAAGCCAAAATTGGGCGTTTTGAAGCTTATGACATGTTCCCGCTCAATCAGGACACTTTTATCCAATACTCGGGGAATACCGCTAATGACCTGTATGCCGATGGTTTCGGCTATATCTACATGATGAAAGAAGGCCGCGGCCGGAGCAACAGCGGCGGCAATGTGATGCTGAGCAAATACGCCGGTGACTGGTACTTTGAGCTCAATACGCTGGTTGAAGATGGCACCTCGCTGTTCCAGGAAAACGAATATCATGGTAACAGGTTAGAAAATAACAAGAACGTGGCCTATCTGCGCCCGGTTATCGCCTGGAAAAATGACACGTTCAGCGCGGCAGTAGCGATGGAAAGTAACGTGGTGAATAACGCTTATGGCTATCGGGATGCTCAAGGGCAATGGGTCGACCAGTCGAAACGGAACGGCTATGGCCTGACGTTGGGCTGGAACAATACCGCCGCCAACCCCGATAACGGCGTGGTGGTCAACCTGAATACCGCCTATCTGGATGCTTCCGGCGAACAGGATTTCACCAGCGGGATTAACGTCCTGTGGCGGCGTTTCGAGTTGGGCTATATCTATGCCCACAACAATATCAAACAGTTTAATACCAGCGGAATAAACGCCGATATCAATAATCCGCTCAGCGAACCTGGCAAATATGATATCCACACCATCCATACTTCATATCAGATCCCCAATATCATGGATATGAAGAACTTCAATCTCTATCTGGGAGCCTATGTCTCAATGCTCGAGGCCAACGCCGAGAATAAAATCGCCAATGGTGATAACGACCAGCGCTATGGCGTACGCGCCAGGTTCAAATACTTCTTCTGA
- a CDS encoding fimbrial protein, giving the protein MTRNKCPTLARLYLMCGLLGLSGVTEGAIEATATVNVTVTVTAPTPCVLNNNQPITVEFGEVMTTRVDGNNYRKPVDYTLFCSAAAKNAMKLQIQGIGAGFDPKVLQTEKTGLGIALRQGGVPLDINSWLNFTYPNKPLLEAVPVKQSGITLTGGDFSSGAILKIAYQ; this is encoded by the coding sequence GTGACCAGGAATAAATGCCCTACTTTGGCGCGGTTATACCTGATGTGTGGGTTACTTGGGCTCTCCGGAGTTACTGAGGGCGCAATAGAGGCAACGGCGACGGTTAATGTGACGGTGACAGTGACGGCACCGACACCCTGTGTGCTAAACAATAACCAACCCATCACCGTGGAGTTTGGTGAGGTGATGACAACCCGGGTCGATGGCAATAACTACCGTAAACCTGTGGACTACACCCTATTTTGCTCTGCGGCAGCGAAGAATGCCATGAAGTTGCAGATACAGGGGATCGGTGCCGGGTTTGACCCCAAAGTGTTGCAAACCGAGAAAACTGGGTTGGGTATCGCCCTGCGGCAAGGGGGAGTACCTCTGGACATCAACAGTTGGTTGAACTTTACCTACCCGAACAAACCGCTGCTGGAGGCGGTGCCGGTCAAGCAGAGTGGGATCACGCTGACTGGTGGCGACTTTAGCTCTGGGGCGATACTGAAAATCGCCTATCAGTAA
- a CDS encoding fimbrial protein gives MWVITNISMVLFCLFIVLPLTVKADYLVLGEGRVNMQGSIIDSACTIAVENNDQTINIGVLPVEDIVLNGQGRSKPFVIALLDCDLTDSNYQLPGRRAFQVTFDGDAEGDLFSVRGTASGIALRINDVVNDIVKPGKPLRLINGLSHSIALNYTATLVANNQIVNAGIFVSSVRFKLDYF, from the coding sequence GTGTGGGTAATCACTAATATTTCTATGGTGCTTTTTTGCCTATTTATCGTGTTGCCCCTTACCGTTAAGGCTGATTATTTAGTGCTAGGAGAGGGGCGGGTAAATATGCAAGGGAGCATTATTGATTCGGCTTGTACTATTGCCGTGGAAAATAATGATCAGACCATTAACATTGGCGTATTACCTGTGGAAGATATTGTTCTTAATGGTCAGGGGCGTAGTAAGCCTTTTGTTATTGCGCTGCTCGATTGTGATTTGACGGACTCTAACTATCAATTACCTGGCAGAAGAGCTTTTCAGGTGACTTTTGACGGAGATGCTGAAGGTGATTTATTTAGCGTTCGGGGAACTGCATCAGGTATAGCTCTGCGAATTAATGATGTTGTTAACGATATCGTCAAGCCAGGAAAACCTTTGCGCTTGATTAATGGTCTTTCGCACAGCATAGCACTGAATTACACCGCGACGTTGGTCGCAAATAACCAAATAGTAAACGCGGGGATTTTTGTCTCTTCTGTCCGTTTTAAATTGGATTATTTTTAA
- a CDS encoding AbgT family transporter gives MLPFQPLLLVLPQHYRKDVQTGAYYLRLMPYSLMFFAEWNLLLLA, from the coding sequence ATGTTGCCCTTCCAGCCCTTGCTCCTCGTTTTACCGCAACATTATCGTAAAGACGTACAGACCGGCGCCTATTACCTACGGCTCATGCCGTACTCTCTGATGTTTTTCGCCGAATGGAACCTGTTGTTACTGGCGTGA
- a CDS encoding outer membrane usher protein, whose protein sequence is MRWLPARKLARLHMLGGGISLVLNASSVVYAAADIQFNTDVLDVNDRNNIDLSQFSHGEFIMPGIYGMVVHINKDDLPEQPIPFYPPDAEPNGSRACVGKALVAKLGLKDSVIKDLRWWHQGECLDESSLKGMEVRGDLSTSALYLNIPQAYLEYTADNWDPPSRWDEGIPGLLMDYNLNAQAQKQLRQGGDNYSLSGNGTTGGNIGSWRLRADWQANLNHQSGSTQPTIRQWNWSRYYAYRAIAALRSKLTLGENFLDSGLFDSFRFSGASLVSDDNMLPPNLRGYAPEVTGVARTNAKVIISQQGRVLYETQVAAGPFRIQDINDAVRGELNVRLEEQDGSVQEFVLNTASIPYLTRPGLVRFKLAAGKPSDWQHRANGPLFGTGEFSWGVSNGWSLYGGVLMGGDYNALSLGVGRDLMVLGALSFDATQSRARLPHQGGTLSGGSYRLSYSKSFDDYDSQVTFAGYRFSERDFMSMSEYLDARNLGIRTGNGKEMYTITFNQQLRSWEMSAYLNYSHETYWDRPANNRYSLTLSRYFDIGRWHNVSLSLSAYSNRYQGSNDDGAYLSLSLPWRSSSTVSYNMTVNRNDTNHRVSYHERVDEHNNYQLSAGSARNGANLSGYYTHEGDIAQINTNASYQQGSYGALGISTQGGMTLTSQGGALHRMAMQGGSRVLIDTQGVARVPVRGNGSTSDTNRWGKAVIGDINSYYRNQASIDLDQLGDNAEASESVVQVTLTEGAIGYRQFNVVQGEKAMAVIRLANGSEPPFGATVINARRQETGIVNDGGSVYLSGITAGGRMTLHWGGKAQCEVQLPSPLPKDLSISTLLLPCRSLSNAADPSK, encoded by the coding sequence ATGAGATGGTTACCCGCGAGGAAGCTGGCACGTCTGCATATGCTGGGAGGTGGTATTTCCCTGGTACTCAATGCTTCATCGGTGGTGTACGCCGCCGCAGACATCCAGTTTAACACTGATGTATTGGATGTTAACGATCGCAATAATATCGATTTGAGCCAGTTCTCCCACGGGGAGTTCATCATGCCAGGTATCTACGGCATGGTGGTGCATATTAATAAGGACGATCTGCCAGAGCAGCCGATCCCATTCTATCCGCCGGATGCGGAACCGAACGGTAGCCGCGCCTGTGTAGGTAAAGCCCTGGTGGCAAAGCTGGGGCTAAAAGATAGCGTTATCAAGGACCTCCGTTGGTGGCACCAAGGCGAGTGTCTGGATGAATCCAGTCTAAAGGGCATGGAAGTACGCGGAGATTTATCTACCTCGGCGTTGTACCTGAATATTCCCCAGGCTTACCTGGAATATACCGCGGACAACTGGGATCCCCCCTCCCGCTGGGATGAGGGGATCCCTGGCCTGTTAATGGATTACAACCTCAACGCGCAGGCGCAAAAGCAACTGCGGCAGGGGGGAGACAATTACAGCCTGAGCGGCAATGGTACGACAGGGGGAAACATTGGCTCTTGGCGTCTGCGGGCCGATTGGCAGGCCAACCTCAACCACCAGAGTGGTTCAACGCAGCCGACGATCAGGCAGTGGAACTGGAGCCGTTATTATGCCTATCGCGCTATTGCGGCGCTGCGCTCAAAGCTGACGCTCGGCGAAAATTTTCTGGATTCTGGCCTGTTCGACAGCTTTCGCTTTAGTGGGGCCAGCCTGGTGTCGGATGACAATATGCTGCCACCGAATTTGCGCGGTTACGCACCGGAAGTGACCGGGGTGGCGAGAACCAACGCCAAAGTGATCATAAGCCAGCAGGGGCGGGTGCTGTACGAAACTCAGGTGGCTGCCGGGCCGTTTCGTATTCAGGACATTAATGATGCGGTGAGAGGTGAACTGAATGTGCGGTTGGAAGAGCAGGATGGCAGCGTACAGGAGTTTGTCCTTAACACTGCCAGTATTCCCTATCTGACGCGTCCGGGGTTGGTGCGCTTTAAGCTGGCTGCGGGTAAGCCGTCGGATTGGCAGCATCGTGCGAATGGCCCCCTGTTCGGTACAGGGGAGTTCTCCTGGGGGGTGAGCAACGGTTGGTCGCTGTATGGCGGCGTTCTGATGGGCGGTGATTATAACGCGCTGTCGCTGGGGGTTGGTCGTGATCTGATGGTGTTGGGCGCGTTGTCATTTGATGCTACCCAGTCACGGGCACGATTACCGCACCAAGGCGGTACGCTCAGCGGCGGCTCCTATCGCCTCAGCTATTCGAAGAGTTTTGACGACTATGACAGTCAGGTGACCTTTGCTGGTTACCGCTTCTCGGAGCGGGATTTTATGAGTATGAGTGAGTATCTGGATGCTCGTAACCTCGGCATTCGAACTGGCAACGGCAAGGAGATGTACACCATCACCTTTAATCAGCAGCTCCGTAGCTGGGAGATGAGTGCTTACCTCAACTACAGCCACGAAACGTATTGGGATCGGCCAGCGAATAACCGCTATAGCCTGACGTTATCGCGTTACTTCGACATAGGGCGCTGGCATAACGTAAGCCTGTCGCTGTCGGCGTACAGCAACAGATATCAAGGCAGTAATGATGATGGGGCCTATCTATCATTATCGCTGCCGTGGAGAAGCAGCTCGACGGTGAGCTACAACATGACGGTGAACCGTAACGATACTAACCACCGGGTCAGCTATCACGAGCGGGTGGATGAACACAATAACTATCAGTTGAGTGCCGGTAGTGCGCGCAATGGTGCCAACCTGAGCGGCTATTACACCCATGAAGGTGATATCGCCCAGATCAATACCAATGCTAGCTATCAGCAGGGAAGCTACGGTGCGTTGGGCATCAGTACACAGGGAGGAATGACGCTGACGTCCCAAGGTGGAGCGCTGCATCGTATGGCGATGCAAGGGGGTTCCCGGGTATTAATCGACACCCAAGGGGTGGCCAGAGTTCCGGTACGCGGTAACGGTAGCACCAGCGATACCAACCGGTGGGGTAAGGCAGTGATCGGCGACATCAACAGCTACTATCGCAATCAGGCAAGCATTGACCTGGATCAGCTGGGTGATAACGCCGAGGCCAGCGAGTCGGTGGTGCAGGTGACGTTGACCGAAGGAGCGATTGGCTATCGGCAGTTTAATGTGGTTCAGGGCGAAAAGGCGATGGCGGTAATCAGGCTGGCAAATGGCAGTGAACCGCCCTTCGGTGCCACGGTAATCAACGCCCGCCGCCAGGAGACGGGCATTGTGAACGACGGCGGCAGCGTCTATCTGAGCGGCATCACCGCCGGAGGAAGAATGACGCTGCACTGGGGGGGTAAAGCGCAATGTGAGGTGCAGTTGCCTTCACCATTACCGAAGGATTTATCGATAAGCACTCTGCTGTTGCCTTGCCGCTCGCTGAGTAACGCTGCCGATCCATCAAAGTAA
- a CDS encoding aminoimidazole riboside kinase — protein sequence MTHRVWVLGDAVVDLVPETSNSYLKCPGGAPANVAVGIARLGGNSAFIGRVGKDSFGAFLQQVLRAENVDTHYMTQDSEHHTSTVVVDLDQHGERSFTFMVKPSADLFLQPTDLPAFRAGEWLHACSISLSQEPSRSATYAAMERIRAAGGWVSFDPNIREDVWQQPQALRPCLHQALQLANVVKISLEELSFISNINELGNAIDWMMARFPLHLLLVTLGSDGVCMHDRKQLRHFHATPVTPIDTTGAGDAFVAGLLAALAELGRIPHEAEWASVIAQAQACGALATTAKGAMTALPRTDQLNAFLQRQA from the coding sequence ATGACTCATCGTGTATGGGTATTAGGCGACGCTGTCGTCGATTTAGTACCAGAAACATCAAACAGTTATCTGAAATGCCCAGGGGGTGCACCTGCCAATGTGGCCGTCGGCATCGCTCGCCTGGGGGGGAACAGTGCCTTTATTGGCAGAGTAGGTAAAGACAGCTTTGGCGCATTCCTGCAGCAGGTATTGCGTGCGGAAAATGTGGATACCCATTACATGACGCAAGACAGCGAACATCACACCTCTACGGTGGTGGTGGATCTGGATCAGCATGGTGAACGTTCGTTTACCTTCATGGTAAAACCTAGCGCCGACCTGTTCCTGCAACCCACTGATTTACCGGCATTCCGTGCTGGAGAATGGCTGCACGCCTGCTCGATTTCCCTCTCACAGGAACCCAGCCGCAGCGCCACTTATGCCGCAATGGAAAGGATCCGCGCAGCAGGAGGCTGGGTCAGCTTTGACCCCAATATCCGTGAGGATGTCTGGCAGCAGCCGCAAGCGCTGCGTCCTTGTCTGCATCAGGCCTTGCAGTTGGCCAATGTCGTAAAAATATCGCTGGAAGAACTAAGCTTTATCAGCAATATCAATGAGCTTGGCAACGCCATCGACTGGATGATGGCCCGCTTCCCGTTGCACTTGCTACTGGTGACGTTAGGCAGCGATGGGGTCTGTATGCATGACAGGAAACAGCTTCGCCATTTCCACGCAACCCCTGTTACCCCCATCGATACCACCGGTGCCGGAGACGCCTTCGTCGCTGGCCTGCTAGCCGCATTGGCGGAGCTGGGAAGAATTCCGCACGAGGCCGAATGGGCTAGCGTAATCGCTCAAGCTCAGGCCTGTGGCGCCCTGGCTACCACAGCCAAAGGCGCGATGACGGCGCTGCCACGTACCGACCAGTTGAACGCCTTTCTACAGCGTCAAGCCTGA
- a CDS encoding fimbria/pilus periplasmic chaperone encodes MQNKQSVTRRSHGITLVLMSVALLGSMAIEQVQAAIALDRTRVIFDGSQKSVSLSVSNQNKQLPYLAQGWIEDEQGNKIHSPLTVLPPVQRIEAGKPSQVKIQALPAVQQLPQDRESVYYFNLREIPPKSNKANTLQIALQTRIKLFYRPAALAIAANGIPPQEQLTLIRQGDKYLVNNPTPYYVTLVDASTNKTGGGVKDFEPLMVPPRGSLPLSTSASSLGSNPVLTYVNDYGGRPQLSFSCSGGKCTVVPEKKAL; translated from the coding sequence ATGCAAAATAAACAGTCTGTCACGCGACGCTCGCATGGCATTACTTTGGTGCTGATGAGCGTTGCTCTACTGGGGAGTATGGCTATTGAGCAGGTTCAGGCAGCGATAGCGCTGGATCGCACGCGGGTGATTTTTGACGGTAGCCAGAAGTCAGTGAGCCTGAGTGTCAGCAACCAGAACAAGCAGTTGCCGTACCTGGCGCAGGGCTGGATTGAGGACGAGCAGGGTAACAAAATCCACAGCCCGCTCACCGTGCTGCCGCCAGTACAGCGTATTGAGGCGGGCAAACCGAGCCAGGTGAAAATTCAGGCGCTGCCAGCGGTGCAGCAACTGCCACAGGATCGGGAGTCGGTTTACTACTTTAACCTGCGGGAAATACCGCCGAAGAGTAACAAGGCCAACACGTTGCAGATTGCGTTACAGACGCGTATCAAGCTGTTCTACCGCCCGGCAGCGCTCGCCATAGCAGCCAACGGTATCCCACCGCAGGAGCAACTGACGCTGATTCGCCAGGGTGATAAGTATCTGGTGAACAATCCTACGCCCTACTATGTCACCCTGGTGGATGCCAGCACCAACAAGACAGGGGGAGGAGTGAAAGATTTTGAACCATTGATGGTGCCGCCGCGAGGAAGCTTGCCGTTATCGACCAGCGCCAGCAGCCTGGGCAGTAACCCGGTGCTGACCTATGTCAATGACTACGGCGGTCGTCCACAACTGAGCTTTAGCTGCAGTGGTGGAAAATGCACGGTGGTGCCGGAGAAAAAAGCGTTATAA
- a CDS encoding fimbrial protein, producing the protein MKLNNIIIMAAVAFGASSMAYAKEQGHGKVTFEGAIIDAPCSITPEASDQTVELGQISNVTLKNGGKSTPRNFTIDLENCEISQEADAKNKVSVSFSGTTGAVKNMLGTGLGASIAITDGAGKIIELTKPTSAQELQNGNNSLKFTAYLQGDGASATVTEGKFSTTANFTLAYE; encoded by the coding sequence ATGAAACTGAACAACATCATTATAATGGCTGCGGTTGCTTTCGGGGCGTCTTCTATGGCTTATGCGAAAGAACAAGGGCATGGTAAAGTGACCTTTGAGGGGGCCATTATTGATGCACCATGTTCTATTACACCTGAAGCGAGTGATCAGACCGTGGAACTTGGGCAAATTTCTAATGTAACTTTGAAAAACGGTGGCAAATCCACCCCGCGTAATTTCACTATCGATCTTGAAAACTGTGAAATAAGTCAAGAGGCTGATGCCAAGAATAAAGTATCCGTATCCTTCAGCGGTACAACCGGTGCGGTCAAAAACATGCTGGGTACGGGATTGGGTGCCAGCATCGCGATTACAGATGGCGCAGGAAAAATTATTGAACTGACCAAGCCAACTTCCGCTCAAGAGTTGCAAAATGGTAATAACTCGTTGAAGTTTACTGCATACCTGCAAGGTGACGGTGCTTCCGCCACAGTGACAGAAGGTAAATTCTCAACGACTGCCAACTTTACCTTGGCCTACGAATAA
- a CDS encoding fimbrial protein, producing MSNALIIRGLLLVSLLTTHFAAQAIGEMTLRGTLIEPPPCIINDGGQIDVPFGDKIGVNKLDGVNYRQKINYQVTCGTNSISTWALTLTLIGKAATFDEHALPSDQENLGVRVLYQGDKVFTPGSTLKIAQGSSQPLLQAVPVKKAGAILKEGAFEAWATLKADYQ from the coding sequence ATGAGTAACGCATTAATTATCCGGGGGCTGTTGTTAGTGAGTCTATTGACTACTCACTTCGCCGCACAGGCTATCGGGGAAATGACTTTGCGTGGCACGCTGATCGAACCGCCGCCGTGCATCATCAATGACGGTGGTCAGATAGACGTACCTTTTGGCGACAAGATTGGTGTCAACAAGCTGGACGGCGTGAATTACCGTCAGAAGATAAATTACCAGGTAACCTGTGGGACGAACAGTATCAGTACCTGGGCGTTGACGCTGACGCTGATCGGTAAAGCTGCCACATTTGATGAACATGCACTACCTAGTGACCAGGAAAACCTGGGAGTGCGGGTGTTGTACCAGGGCGACAAAGTCTTTACACCCGGCAGCACCCTGAAGATAGCTCAGGGTAGCAGCCAGCCGTTGTTGCAGGCCGTGCCAGTAAAGAAGGCCGGCGCCATCCTGAAGGAAGGGGCATTTGAGGCCTGGGCGACCCTGAAAGCGGACTATCAATAG
- a CDS encoding transcriptional regulator has protein sequence MKYIINLIVIFDPDNRVLTLKNDLQQSVELSKPATRLLCELLNNNRTSLLRDDILKSVWEDYGFSPSNASLNNHISELRKAFTNLGMNKEIIFTVPRVGFRMDAEIHPIQKQTETIKEEASSTEIPFSEGPNSSTTISSAKMMEQGDHRSIYLSLKKHKMISFILALLLLLTLVAGTRTLIHTNKEDVNFLINHDKCSLYTLNDNKPSESYTAKIVKEIAEEGIDCSQQELDIFYAEARPNNDRLRIRLIAACSKIGSDKYNNCLNYKTVE, from the coding sequence ATGAAATATATAATAAACCTTATAGTTATCTTTGACCCTGACAATAGGGTATTAACGCTTAAAAATGACCTTCAGCAGTCGGTTGAATTATCAAAGCCGGCTACCCGGCTGCTCTGTGAGTTGCTTAATAACAACAGAACGAGTTTGCTTCGCGATGACATCCTCAAAAGCGTCTGGGAGGACTATGGCTTCTCGCCGTCCAATGCTAGCCTGAATAATCATATCAGTGAATTACGTAAGGCGTTCACCAACTTGGGGATGAATAAAGAAATTATTTTCACCGTACCTCGTGTCGGATTTAGAATGGATGCCGAGATCCATCCGATACAAAAACAGACTGAGACAATAAAAGAGGAAGCATCAAGCACTGAGATACCCTTCAGTGAAGGACCTAATTCGTCCACAACAATTTCTTCCGCCAAAATGATGGAACAAGGAGATCATCGTTCTATCTATTTATCGTTAAAAAAACACAAGATGATATCTTTCATTCTGGCTCTTTTACTGTTGCTGACCCTCGTGGCAGGCACAAGAACGTTGATACACACAAATAAAGAGGATGTTAATTTCCTGATTAATCATGACAAGTGCAGCCTCTATACCTTAAACGACAATAAACCTAGTGAAAGCTATACTGCTAAAATAGTCAAAGAGATAGCAGAGGAAGGGATAGATTGCTCACAGCAGGAACTCGATATTTTTTATGCCGAAGCGCGCCCAAACAACGACCGCCTCAGGATCAGACTGATCGCCGCCTGCAGTAAAATTGGCTCAGATAAATATAATAATTGCTTAAATTATAAGACAGTAGAGTAA
- a CDS encoding fimbrial protein, which translates to MARVNNRLQWASGFGVLILMAASFACAQDNMRFYGALVAEPCVIPPGKETITLDFGTVVDKYLYQHQRTLGQRFELHLAQCDLSLAKRVKVSFTGVPNMALPGMLALDGGSEAQGIAIGLETLDAKRLPIDEPSEQYGLLAGSNIIVLRAFIQGEPKALMDRTIKRGSFAGTATFTLEYE; encoded by the coding sequence ATGGCGCGTGTGAATAATAGGCTCCAATGGGCCAGTGGGTTCGGTGTACTAATATTGATGGCGGCCTCGTTTGCCTGTGCCCAGGATAATATGCGTTTTTATGGCGCGTTGGTGGCCGAACCTTGCGTTATTCCGCCGGGGAAGGAAACGATTACGCTGGATTTTGGCACTGTTGTCGATAAGTACCTATACCAGCACCAGCGAACCCTGGGGCAACGCTTTGAACTGCATCTGGCGCAGTGCGATCTGAGCCTCGCCAAGCGGGTTAAAGTCAGTTTTACAGGTGTGCCCAATATGGCATTGCCGGGAATGCTGGCCCTGGATGGTGGCAGTGAGGCACAGGGAATTGCTATCGGGTTGGAAACGTTGGACGCCAAACGCTTGCCGATCGATGAGCCCAGTGAGCAATACGGCTTGCTGGCCGGCAGTAATATCATCGTACTAAGGGCCTTTATTCAGGGTGAGCCCAAGGCGTTAATGGATAGAACCATTAAACGTGGTTCGTTCGCTGGCACTGCGACTTTTACATTGGAATATGAATAA